The following are encoded in a window of Armatimonas rosea genomic DNA:
- a CDS encoding AAA-like domain-containing protein — MSLPSPSETGHVLFLDLVGYSLLSQEAQAARVTELLEAVRATAAFQRAEQAGELIPIATGDGVALVFLRYPTAPLECADQLLQHRPQLPLRLGIHVGPVTRVSDINGAVSVTGSGINTAKRVMDLATTGQVLLSEAAMALVKDHDTWRERLRFVGERATKHGERVRVWEVQGRDLASFGPSPRALERFPSSRRACEPSGEEGSRLSGREMASGEMPPPSTPGGAVPLRSEHYITRAVDGAFHAALERQEAIVLLKGARQVGKTSLLARGLQAARERGAQVVIVDFQSLGSEVLTSAESLYRALAEALCEQLELETPPESHWSASRSGAANLERYLRRVVFAASERALVWGMDEADRLFPLSFGSEVFGLLRSWHNRRTLDPAGPWSRLTMTLTYATEAHLFITDPNQSPFNVGVRLLLTDFSVDEVAELAARFGIAQSQPVYDLLAGHPFLTRRGLEVLAAGGTLEATHTFDDHLERLLFSLSQEPLLREATRQVLAGKAPSVEAFFRLRAAGVLVGESATTAHLRCPLYENYLRKHLE; from the coding sequence ATGTCCCTGCCCTCTCCGTCGGAAACCGGCCATGTTCTCTTTCTGGACCTGGTCGGCTACTCGCTCCTCTCCCAAGAGGCCCAAGCGGCTCGTGTCACGGAGCTCCTGGAGGCCGTGCGCGCGACAGCGGCGTTTCAGCGGGCGGAGCAGGCGGGCGAGCTGATTCCCATTGCCACTGGCGACGGAGTCGCGCTGGTCTTCCTGCGCTACCCCACGGCCCCGCTGGAGTGCGCCGACCAGCTGCTCCAGCACCGCCCACAGCTCCCCTTGCGCCTGGGAATCCATGTCGGCCCGGTGACCCGGGTGAGCGATATCAACGGCGCGGTGAGTGTCACCGGGAGCGGCATCAACACCGCCAAGCGCGTGATGGACCTCGCCACGACCGGCCAGGTGCTTCTCAGCGAGGCGGCCATGGCGCTGGTAAAAGACCACGATACCTGGCGAGAGCGCCTGCGCTTCGTGGGCGAGCGCGCCACCAAGCACGGCGAGCGGGTGCGGGTCTGGGAGGTGCAGGGGAGAGATCTGGCCAGCTTCGGGCCATCTCCCCGCGCCTTAGAGCGCTTCCCCTCTTCCCGGCGAGCTTGCGAGCCATCAGGGGAAGAGGGAAGCCGTCTCAGCGGCAGGGAGATGGCCAGCGGGGAGATGCCCCCCCCCTCGACTCCAGGCGGAGCGGTCCCGCTGCGCTCGGAGCACTACATCACACGCGCCGTGGACGGCGCATTCCATGCGGCTCTTGAGCGGCAAGAGGCGATCGTGCTGCTCAAAGGCGCACGCCAGGTGGGCAAGACCAGCCTCCTGGCACGCGGGCTCCAGGCGGCGCGCGAGCGGGGCGCTCAGGTGGTGATCGTGGACTTCCAGAGCCTGGGGAGCGAGGTGCTGACCTCCGCGGAGAGCCTCTACCGCGCCCTAGCAGAAGCGCTTTGTGAGCAACTGGAGCTGGAGACTCCCCCCGAGAGCCACTGGAGCGCGAGCCGCTCGGGGGCGGCGAACCTGGAGCGCTACCTGCGGCGCGTGGTCTTTGCCGCGAGCGAGCGAGCGCTGGTCTGGGGCATGGACGAGGCCGACCGGCTCTTTCCGCTGAGCTTTGGGAGCGAGGTCTTCGGGCTCCTGCGCTCCTGGCACAACCGCCGAACCCTGGACCCCGCGGGGCCATGGAGCCGCCTGACCATGACACTCACCTACGCCACCGAGGCGCACCTCTTTATCACCGATCCCAACCAGTCGCCCTTTAATGTGGGGGTGCGCTTGCTCCTGACAGACTTTAGCGTCGACGAGGTCGCGGAGCTTGCCGCGCGCTTTGGGATCGCGCAGAGCCAGCCTGTCTATGACCTCCTCGCCGGCCACCCCTTTCTGACACGGCGGGGCTTGGAAGTGCTCGCGGCAGGTGGTACCCTGGAGGCGACCCACACCTTCGACGACCACCTGGAGCGGCTACTCTTTTCCTTGAGCCAGGAGCCCCTGCTCCGCGAGGCGACTCGGCAGGTCCTCGCAGGCAAGGCACCGTCGGTGGAGGCGTTCTTTCGCCTACGTGCCGCAGGGGTCCTCGTGGGTGAGAGCGCGACCACGGCGCACCTACGCTGCCCACTCTATGAAAACTACCTGAGAAAACACCTTGAGTAA
- a CDS encoding glycosyltransferase family 4 protein, with amino-acid sequence MRIAVVTHNVVRGDGQGRANLEIVRYARQQGARITLISDRVDDEVLQDGVEWIKIQPKIRSNWLMHGTEFLLKANPLVNRLRKDFDIIHAYGGCLTVPHTLNTSQFVHTAWLKNAMHPSRTNKGFYGLYQSTYSRVNSAIERTSYRNARFVVPASNTVRRELHDELGVPESKMRVILNGAEPTEFHPGTEDRGALGLPVGVPLALFAGDIRTGRKNLDSVLKALVDAPGLHLAVVGKKAESPFPALAEQLGVAGRVHFLDFRRDIAAIMRACDFFVFPSRYEACALVLVEALSSGLPIITAETTGGAEVVTPKTGIRLKDTEDIAALSAAMRELTASPERLQQMSRAAHADSAQYTWEKIASAYYTLYQELAGK; translated from the coding sequence ATGCGAATAGCCGTTGTCACTCATAATGTCGTCCGCGGAGATGGTCAGGGCCGGGCGAACCTGGAGATTGTCCGCTACGCCCGCCAGCAGGGCGCAAGGATCACCCTGATCTCAGACCGCGTCGACGACGAAGTGCTCCAGGACGGGGTGGAGTGGATCAAGATCCAGCCCAAGATTCGGAGCAACTGGCTGATGCACGGCACGGAGTTTCTGCTCAAGGCAAACCCCTTGGTCAACCGGCTCCGCAAGGACTTCGATATCATCCACGCCTACGGTGGCTGCCTAACGGTTCCGCACACGCTCAACACGTCGCAGTTTGTCCACACCGCCTGGCTCAAGAACGCCATGCACCCGTCGCGGACCAACAAGGGCTTCTACGGCCTCTACCAGAGCACCTACTCGCGGGTCAACTCGGCCATTGAGCGGACATCGTACCGCAATGCGCGCTTTGTCGTGCCCGCGTCCAATACCGTGCGCCGTGAGCTGCATGACGAGCTTGGGGTCCCCGAGTCGAAGATGCGGGTGATCCTCAATGGTGCCGAGCCCACCGAGTTCCACCCCGGCACCGAGGACCGCGGGGCGCTCGGCCTGCCGGTCGGGGTTCCCTTGGCGCTCTTTGCGGGCGATATTCGCACGGGTCGCAAGAACCTGGACTCCGTGCTCAAGGCCCTGGTCGATGCCCCGGGGCTCCACCTGGCAGTCGTCGGCAAGAAGGCCGAGAGCCCCTTCCCCGCCCTCGCCGAGCAGCTTGGGGTCGCCGGCCGCGTGCACTTCCTAGACTTCCGCCGGGATATCGCCGCGATCATGCGCGCCTGCGACTTCTTTGTCTTTCCGTCGCGCTACGAAGCCTGCGCCCTTGTCTTGGTGGAGGCGCTCTCGTCGGGGCTGCCCATCATCACCGCCGAGACCACGGGCGGCGCGGAGGTGGTCACCCCCAAGACCGGGATTCGCCTCAAAGACACCGAGGATATCGCCGCCCTCTCCGCCGCGATGCGCGAGCTCACTGCAAGCCCGGAGCGGCTCCAGCAGATGTCCCGCGCGGCCCATGCGGACTCGGCGCAGTACACCTGGGAGAAGATCGCCAGCGCCTACTACACCCTCTACCAGGAGCTAGCGGGCAAGTAG
- the thrB gene encoding homoserine kinase, with translation MSNSVSVRVPATSANIGPGFDTIGLALDLHNVFHFDVLVEGKAPPLRPRTLVLGEDSLAHLALNRLYERLGKTRPRLFVQTEANIPFSRGLGSSSTAVVGGLLGGNALLGDPLDREEILALALEIEGHPDNVAPALFGGFQIAVREPDGTITRVSVPAPEGLKAVVCIPELILPTEQARAALPESWTRAETVANLGRVAVLMTALLSRRWELLRVGMDDRLHQPYREKLIPGFRAALDAALAAGAYGAALSGSGSALLALTEAHEEQIGEAMAGAIREAGVLAQWMPLALDPDGAVVIARA, from the coding sequence TTGAGTAACTCCGTCTCCGTTCGTGTCCCCGCCACCTCGGCCAATATCGGCCCCGGTTTTGATACCATCGGGCTGGCCCTGGACCTGCACAATGTCTTCCACTTCGATGTCTTGGTGGAGGGAAAGGCCCCGCCGCTTCGGCCCCGCACCCTGGTGCTGGGCGAGGATAGCCTCGCGCACCTTGCCCTCAACCGGCTCTACGAGCGGCTTGGGAAGACCCGCCCCAGGCTCTTTGTGCAGACCGAGGCCAATATCCCCTTCTCGCGCGGCCTTGGCAGTAGCTCGACAGCCGTTGTCGGGGGGCTTTTGGGTGGTAATGCGCTCCTAGGGGACCCGCTGGATCGGGAGGAGATCCTCGCCCTTGCCCTGGAGATCGAGGGGCACCCCGACAATGTCGCTCCCGCACTCTTTGGGGGCTTCCAGATCGCGGTGCGCGAGCCCGATGGAACCATCACCCGGGTCTCGGTGCCCGCGCCAGAGGGCTTGAAGGCCGTGGTCTGCATCCCCGAGCTGATCCTGCCCACCGAGCAGGCGCGCGCGGCCCTCCCGGAGTCCTGGACACGGGCGGAGACAGTCGCCAACCTCGGGCGGGTGGCGGTGCTGATGACCGCGCTGCTCTCCCGGCGCTGGGAGCTCCTGCGAGTGGGCATGGACGACCGCCTACACCAGCCCTACCGCGAGAAGCTCATCCCCGGCTTCCGTGCCGCACTCGATGCCGCACTCGCTGCGGGAGCCTACGGGGCCGCGCTCTCGGGCAGTGGGAGCGCCCTCCTTGCCCTCACCGAGGCCCATGAGGAGCAGATCGGGGAGGCGATGGCCGGCGCGATCCGCGAGGCCGGGGTCCTGGCCCAGTGGATGCCCCTCGCGCTGGACCCCGACGGTGCCGTGGTCATCGCCCGTGCTTGA
- the rapZ gene encoding RNase adapter RapZ, producing the protein MASVVVLTGMSGAGKQTAARCFEDMGWQVVENIPPRLFAPLLSGLPKDEPLCIVNDVRTGEFDMLAAGILSLPVTPTLVFLDSTDEILVRRFKETRRPHPFFFDAGGILPAIALERERLAELKEQAELVVDTSGMSTTELRAFLRERFAAPQHQQQPITVTVASFGFKHGTPSDADLLFDVRFLKNPYYNHALREKDGRGPEVQAFVESDPRTAEFLTRLSELVGWSLPHYIAEGKAYLTIGIGCTGGKHRSVVVAERLSVFLRSQGYRVLTQHRDVERR; encoded by the coding sequence ATGGCCTCTGTGGTGGTTCTGACCGGAATGAGCGGCGCGGGCAAGCAGACTGCGGCACGCTGTTTTGAAGACATGGGCTGGCAGGTGGTGGAGAACATCCCGCCGCGCCTCTTCGCGCCCCTGCTCTCGGGGCTGCCCAAGGACGAGCCCCTGTGCATTGTCAACGATGTGCGCACGGGGGAGTTTGACATGCTGGCGGCGGGGATTCTCTCGCTCCCGGTCACCCCGACCCTGGTATTTCTGGACTCCACCGACGAGATTCTCGTGCGGCGCTTCAAAGAGACCCGGCGGCCGCACCCGTTTTTCTTCGATGCCGGGGGAATCCTGCCCGCGATCGCCCTAGAGCGGGAGCGGCTGGCGGAGCTAAAAGAGCAGGCCGAGCTGGTCGTGGACACCTCGGGGATGAGCACCACCGAGCTGCGGGCGTTTCTCCGTGAGCGCTTTGCCGCGCCCCAGCACCAGCAGCAGCCCATCACGGTCACCGTGGCCTCGTTTGGGTTTAAGCACGGGACGCCCTCGGACGCAGATCTCTTGTTCGATGTGCGCTTCTTGAAGAACCCCTACTACAACCATGCGCTCCGGGAGAAAGACGGCCGCGGCCCGGAGGTGCAGGCCTTTGTGGAGTCCGACCCGCGCACGGCGGAGTTCCTCACGCGCCTCTCCGAGCTGGTGGGCTGGTCGCTTCCCCACTATATCGCCGAGGGCAAGGCCTACCTCACGATTGGGATCGGCTGCACCGGGGGCAAGCACCGCTCCGTGGTTGTCGCGGAGCGGCTCTCAGTCTTCCTGCGCAGCCAGGGCTACCGTGTCCTGACCCAGCACCGCGATGTGGAGAGGCGCTAG
- a CDS encoding phage holin family protein, producing the protein MTWIIRWIVGAVALYLTVFSWSYVQPMAPFLGGKRGLALDGPIGAFFSIAVVTLVNAFVGPILRLLAAPLNCLTMGLMRFVVNALLFWIAGSLGLGLSVQGFLPALYGSVALSILSGLLDLLIPKDKD; encoded by the coding sequence ATGACCTGGATCATTCGGTGGATTGTGGGAGCGGTGGCGCTCTACCTGACGGTGTTTTCCTGGAGCTATGTCCAGCCGATGGCACCGTTCCTGGGCGGGAAGAGAGGCTTGGCGCTCGATGGGCCAATCGGGGCGTTTTTCTCCATCGCCGTTGTCACCCTGGTCAATGCCTTTGTAGGGCCGATCTTACGCCTGCTAGCCGCTCCCCTCAACTGCCTGACCATGGGGCTCATGCGCTTTGTGGTCAATGCGCTCCTCTTCTGGATCGCCGGTTCGCTGGGGCTCGGGCTCTCCGTGCAGGGCTTCCTGCCCGCGCTCTACGGCTCTGTTGCGCTCTCGATCCTCTCGGGGCTGCTGGACCTGCTGATCCCCAAGGACAAGGACTAA
- a CDS encoding sulfite exporter TauE/SafE family protein → MTFLPVLIFIAAFLYAAVGHAGASGYLAAMALVGLPESVMKPTALVLNLLVSSIGTVLFARAKAFSWTLFWPFALGAVPLAYFGGAIKLEGGWYKPLVGLVLLFAAVRLLVGKLTDVESPTPPPVWVRVLIGAGIGFLAGLTGTGGGIFLTPLLLLMGWARAKEAAGTSVAFILVNSLAGLAAKPGSLAHLPHNLWLWALAAVAGGSLGAALGSKRLPPPSLRRLLALVLLIAAVKLLFAIK, encoded by the coding sequence ATGACCTTCTTGCCAGTGCTGATCTTTATCGCGGCGTTTCTCTACGCAGCGGTGGGGCACGCGGGGGCATCGGGCTATCTGGCTGCGATGGCCCTGGTGGGGCTCCCTGAGAGTGTCATGAAGCCCACGGCCTTGGTGCTGAACCTGCTTGTCTCGAGCATTGGGACCGTGCTCTTTGCCCGCGCCAAGGCGTTCTCGTGGACCTTGTTCTGGCCGTTTGCGCTTGGGGCGGTTCCTCTGGCCTACTTTGGTGGGGCGATCAAGCTGGAGGGGGGCTGGTACAAGCCACTGGTGGGGCTAGTGCTACTCTTTGCCGCCGTACGCCTGCTTGTCGGAAAGCTCACTGATGTCGAGAGCCCCACGCCACCACCGGTCTGGGTGCGCGTGCTGATCGGGGCGGGGATTGGTTTTCTGGCGGGGCTGACAGGGACGGGCGGGGGCATTTTTTTAACCCCCCTGTTGCTGCTCATGGGCTGGGCAAGGGCCAAAGAGGCCGCGGGGACATCGGTGGCCTTTATCTTGGTCAACTCCCTGGCGGGGCTCGCTGCCAAACCGGGTAGCCTGGCACACCTGCCTCACAACCTCTGGCTCTGGGCACTCGCGGCGGTCGCGGGCGGCTCCCTGGGCGCGGCGCTCGGCAGCAAGCGTCTCCCGCCCCCGAGCCTGCGCCGCCTCCTTGCCCTCGTCTTGCTGATCGCCGCCGTCAAGCTCCTCTTTGCGATAAAATAG
- a CDS encoding alpha/beta hydrolase, which produces MIFQDVVIQREVAFLTPDRKEKLDLYLPPGRTPGTRSPGIVIIHGGGWTGGSKSAGRELNIGTTLAKAGYVCVSIDYRLDANGRWPTNVWDCKNAVRYLRVNAEKLGIDAAHIGVIGGSAGGHLALMLGVTDGVKELEPPTPYPGVSSRVQAVVDLYGVSDIRSRKQISPDGTPLEKRVPSDAVFGDKPTLSEADRALASPITHLKKGIPPILILHGDRDTTVDIDQSRDLDKRLTELKLEHQLIVVPGAGHTFDLQTWNKKPLAMDLRPIVTGFFDKHLKTK; this is translated from the coding sequence GACCGGAAAGAGAAGCTCGACCTCTACCTCCCGCCCGGGCGCACACCGGGGACACGCTCGCCGGGCATCGTGATTATCCACGGGGGCGGCTGGACGGGCGGGAGCAAGTCCGCGGGGCGAGAGCTCAATATCGGCACCACTCTCGCCAAGGCGGGCTATGTCTGTGTCAGTATCGACTACCGCCTGGATGCCAATGGGCGCTGGCCAACCAATGTCTGGGACTGTAAGAACGCGGTGCGCTACCTAAGAGTCAACGCCGAGAAGCTGGGGATCGATGCCGCTCATATCGGGGTGATTGGTGGCTCCGCCGGCGGGCATCTGGCGCTCATGCTGGGAGTCACCGACGGTGTCAAAGAGCTGGAGCCGCCCACCCCCTACCCCGGAGTCTCCAGCCGAGTGCAGGCCGTGGTCGATCTCTACGGGGTCTCGGATATTCGGAGCCGCAAGCAGATCTCGCCGGATGGGACGCCGCTAGAGAAACGTGTGCCGTCGGATGCTGTCTTTGGCGACAAGCCCACGCTCTCGGAGGCCGACCGCGCCCTCGCCTCGCCGATCACGCACCTCAAGAAGGGCATTCCCCCGATCCTCATCCTCCACGGCGACCGCGACACCACGGTGGATATCGATCAATCCCGTGACCTCGACAAGCGCCTCACCGAGCTCAAGCTAGAGCACCAGCTGATCGTTGTCCCCGGCGCAGGCCATACCTTTGACCTCCAGACCTGGAATAAAAAGCCCCTCGCGATGGACCTCCGCCCAATTGTCACGGGTTTCTTCGACAAACACCTCAAGACCAAGTAG
- a CDS encoding protocatechuate 3,4-dioxygenase, translated as MQRRSFLTLGSLLLTTPGAFADELARTPKQTEGPFYPDKLPLDTDNDLLQVNDALTPAVGVVTYLSGRILDSRGNPVRNATVEIWQCDNNGVYIHSKDSEPKKDKQDKNFQGFGRFVTGSTGGYLFRTIKPVPYPGRAPHIHVAVKLKGKKELITQCYIAGEAQNATDGVFKGIPVAQRKLVESTFKPLKGSKIGELTAGFDIVLGITPE; from the coding sequence ATGCAACGACGAAGTTTTCTCACGCTAGGGAGCCTGCTCCTCACCACCCCGGGCGCGTTCGCCGACGAGCTTGCGCGCACGCCCAAGCAGACCGAGGGGCCGTTCTACCCCGACAAGCTCCCGCTGGACACCGACAACGATCTCTTACAGGTCAACGATGCCCTCACCCCCGCGGTCGGAGTCGTGACCTACCTCTCGGGGCGCATTCTGGATAGTCGCGGTAACCCGGTGCGCAACGCCACGGTCGAGATCTGGCAGTGCGACAACAACGGGGTCTATATCCACAGCAAGGACAGCGAGCCCAAGAAAGACAAGCAAGACAAGAACTTCCAGGGCTTTGGGCGCTTTGTCACGGGCTCCACGGGCGGATACCTCTTCCGCACGATCAAGCCCGTCCCCTACCCCGGCCGCGCTCCGCACATCCATGTCGCGGTCAAGCTCAAGGGCAAGAAAGAGCTCATCACCCAGTGCTACATCGCGGGCGAGGCACAGAACGCCACCGACGGTGTCTTCAAGGGCATCCCCGTAGCGCAGCGCAAGCTGGTCGAGTCGACGTTTAAGCCGCTCAAGGGCTCCAAGATCGGCGAGCTTACCGCGGGCTTTGATATCGTGCTGGGCATCACGCCGGAGTAG
- a CDS encoding uridine diphosphate-N-acetylglucosamine-binding protein YvcK, producing MATPLSSPRKMVVSGVKWLTPGLKVKRFLFLIPIGLIPVVIGVALLINIRNTDYYDWLDRQILTHLHVDIADSHFYLPVGLALIALGLLLILSALIAINRSIVGVISPENLESLPEVIQRKRTLNQGARIVVIGGGTGLSTLLRGLKQYSSNLTAVVTMTDDGGSSGLLQQQLGGMPPPGDIRNCLVALADAEPLMQELFQFRFETRAGDDGLSGHSFGNLLIAAMTQITGDFETAVQKTSEILAIRGRVLPSTVESVALVGLLADGREVTGETRIVKDPAAIEQIKLCPEAPAPPQEVLEAIRDADIVVLGPGSVFTSVIPNLLVGPIAQELAKSRALRMYICNVMTQPGETDGFSASQHLAAIEKHLPQLPPGKKIVDYVLVNDARPSLDAMERYAKTGAEVVAADTDVLQTMGYHPITGKFLSETQLVRHDPERLSRAIFHLWQEHSKGLIKPKRPKPRK from the coding sequence GTGGCCACCCCCCTGTCGAGTCCGCGTAAGATGGTGGTGAGTGGTGTCAAGTGGCTGACACCAGGCCTCAAGGTCAAGCGCTTTCTCTTTCTTATCCCCATTGGGCTCATCCCTGTGGTGATCGGGGTCGCGCTCCTCATCAATATCCGCAACACGGACTACTACGACTGGCTGGACCGGCAGATCCTCACCCACCTGCATGTCGATATCGCCGACTCCCACTTCTACCTCCCCGTGGGGCTCGCCCTGATCGCGCTGGGGCTCTTGCTGATCTTAAGCGCTCTTATCGCCATCAACCGGAGCATTGTCGGGGTGATCTCGCCCGAGAACCTGGAGTCGCTGCCGGAGGTGATCCAGCGTAAGCGAACCCTCAACCAAGGCGCACGGATTGTCGTAATCGGCGGGGGGACGGGCCTCTCCACGCTTCTGCGCGGCCTGAAGCAGTACTCGTCGAACCTGACCGCCGTGGTGACCATGACCGACGACGGGGGCTCGTCGGGGTTGCTCCAGCAGCAGCTGGGCGGCATGCCTCCCCCCGGGGATATCCGCAACTGCCTGGTCGCCCTAGCCGATGCCGAGCCGCTGATGCAGGAGCTCTTTCAGTTTCGGTTTGAGACACGGGCGGGCGACGACGGCCTGAGCGGGCATAGTTTTGGCAACCTGCTGATCGCCGCCATGACCCAGATCACCGGTGACTTTGAGACCGCAGTCCAGAAGACCAGTGAGATTCTGGCGATCCGTGGCCGGGTCCTGCCCTCGACCGTGGAGTCGGTCGCGCTGGTGGGGCTCCTCGCCGATGGCCGCGAGGTCACGGGGGAGACCCGGATTGTCAAGGACCCCGCCGCGATCGAGCAGATCAAGCTCTGCCCCGAGGCCCCTGCCCCGCCCCAAGAGGTCCTGGAGGCCATCCGGGATGCCGATATTGTCGTGCTGGGCCCGGGGAGCGTGTTTACATCGGTGATCCCCAACCTGCTGGTCGGCCCGATCGCCCAGGAGCTGGCTAAGAGCCGCGCGCTGCGGATGTACATCTGCAATGTCATGACCCAGCCCGGGGAGACCGATGGCTTCTCGGCGTCGCAGCACCTCGCCGCGATCGAGAAGCACCTGCCGCAGCTCCCCCCCGGCAAAAAGATCGTAGACTATGTCCTGGTCAACGACGCCCGGCCGTCGCTGGACGCCATGGAGCGCTATGCCAAGACCGGCGCCGAGGTGGTCGCCGCCGATACCGATGTCCTGCAAACCATGGGCTACCACCCCATCACGGGCAAGTTCCTCTCCGAGACCCAGCTCGTGCGCCACGACCCCGAGCGCCTCTCCCGTGCGATCTTCCACCTCTGGCAGGAGCACTCGAAGGGCCTTATCAAGCCCAAGCGCCCTAAACCCCGGAAATAA
- a CDS encoding sialidase family protein — MQVSRGYSIPLVDLSDDKKRQFLVDREPGQYLGHPTTVLLDDKKTILCVYPKGHGKGPIVYKKSLDGGKTWSERLPTPPNWVTSQECPTLFRTTDKTGKKRVLLICGLYPIRQAISEDEGATWSELAPIGDYGGIVPMGSMVRLANGDYLAFFHDDGRFYANSGKATGKFTVYSVRSADGGVTWSNPTVIAHLPDAHLCEPGTLRSPDGKQIAVLLRENSRKHNSYVIFSNDEGVTWTKPRELPGALTGDRHTGVYAPDGRLFISFRDMCHESPTKGDWVAWVGTYDDIVHGREGQCRVRLMHNTNGSDCAYPGVLCLKEGTIVTTTYGHWAQGEPPYIMTVRLKLTELLAR; from the coding sequence ATGCAAGTTTCACGTGGCTACTCGATTCCTCTGGTCGATCTCAGTGACGATAAAAAGCGCCAGTTTTTAGTGGACCGGGAGCCGGGGCAGTATCTAGGGCACCCCACAACAGTGCTCCTCGACGATAAAAAAACGATTCTTTGTGTCTATCCCAAGGGTCATGGCAAGGGGCCGATTGTCTATAAAAAGAGCCTCGATGGCGGCAAGACCTGGAGCGAGCGCCTCCCGACCCCACCCAACTGGGTGACGAGCCAGGAGTGCCCGACACTCTTTCGGACTACAGATAAGACTGGAAAGAAGCGCGTCCTGCTGATCTGCGGGCTCTACCCGATTCGCCAGGCGATCTCCGAGGATGAAGGCGCGACCTGGAGCGAGCTGGCACCGATCGGGGACTACGGTGGGATTGTCCCGATGGGCTCGATGGTGCGGCTGGCCAACGGCGACTACCTCGCCTTCTTCCACGATGACGGCCGCTTCTACGCCAACTCAGGAAAAGCGACCGGCAAGTTCACTGTCTACTCCGTGCGCTCCGCCGATGGGGGTGTCACCTGGAGCAACCCCACCGTGATCGCGCACCTGCCCGATGCACACTTGTGTGAGCCGGGGACACTGCGCTCGCCCGATGGCAAACAAATCGCGGTGCTACTGCGCGAGAACTCCCGCAAGCACAACTCCTACGTGATCTTCTCCAACGACGAAGGCGTCACCTGGACCAAGCCGCGCGAGCTTCCGGGCGCACTCACGGGCGACCGGCACACGGGGGTCTATGCGCCCGATGGGCGGCTCTTTATCTCGTTTCGCGACATGTGCCACGAGTCTCCCACCAAAGGCGACTGGGTGGCCTGGGTGGGCACCTACGACGATATCGTCCACGGCCGGGAGGGGCAGTGCCGGGTGCGCCTGATGCACAACACCAATGGCTCGGACTGCGCCTACCCCGGTGTTCTCTGCCTCAAGGAGGGGACGATTGTTACGACCACCTACGGCCACTGGGCCCAGGGCGAGCCGCCCTACATCATGACGGTCCGCCTGAAGCTCACCGAGCTACTTGCCCGCTAG
- a CDS encoding WecB/TagA/CpsF family glycosyltransferase: MAELPPRESITLHGMRIDRVTMEGTLECVASYIASGRPHHIVTADASMVMTYREDKEFAAIVDQAALITSDGAGVLWACKRLNLPVPPKVSGVDLSAMLVELSGKKGWRVFFFGGAPGVAEAAAQKMRERFPDANICGFRDGYYKPDEENTVAEQIAATKPDILLVAMGIPRQEKFILRQKERVGAKVYIGVGGTLDVFSGTVKRAPVWMQRSGLEWFYRIASNPNAARLKKLAALPRFALLTLTKK, encoded by the coding sequence ATGGCTGAGCTTCCTCCGCGCGAATCCATCACCTTGCATGGGATGCGCATTGATCGTGTGACCATGGAGGGGACCCTAGAGTGTGTTGCCTCTTATATCGCCTCGGGTCGGCCCCATCACATTGTGACGGCGGATGCATCGATGGTGATGACCTACCGTGAGGACAAAGAGTTTGCCGCGATTGTCGATCAGGCCGCGCTGATCACCTCCGACGGAGCGGGGGTTCTCTGGGCCTGCAAGCGCCTCAACCTGCCCGTCCCGCCCAAGGTCAGTGGGGTCGATCTCTCCGCGATGCTGGTCGAGCTCTCGGGCAAGAAGGGCTGGCGGGTGTTTTTCTTTGGCGGTGCTCCGGGGGTGGCGGAGGCGGCGGCGCAGAAAATGCGGGAGAGGTTCCCGGATGCCAATATCTGCGGCTTTCGTGATGGCTACTACAAGCCCGACGAAGAAAATACGGTCGCGGAGCAGATCGCGGCCACGAAGCCCGATATCTTGTTGGTGGCGATGGGAATCCCACGCCAGGAAAAATTTATTCTTCGCCAGAAGGAGCGTGTGGGAGCAAAGGTCTATATCGGGGTTGGGGGGACACTGGATGTGTTCTCGGGGACTGTCAAGCGCGCCCCGGTCTGGATGCAGAGGTCCGGGCTGGAGTGGTTCTACCGGATCGCATCCAACCCCAACGCCGCTCGGCTGAAAAAACTCGCCGCCCTCCCACGGTTTGCCCTACTCACCCTCACAAAAAAATGA
- a CDS encoding DUF433 domain-containing protein has product MEIVTETLGGELYQYVPLGEYVVRALGVCGGRPTFKYTRIEVAGALSRLATGEAMSQIVEGYGGRVSREAMQEAVDIAVGRLLDSLPTMPEATQV; this is encoded by the coding sequence ATGGAAATCGTCACGGAGACCTTGGGTGGAGAGCTGTATCAGTATGTTCCGCTGGGGGAGTATGTTGTTCGCGCTCTGGGAGTCTGTGGCGGACGACCGACGTTTAAATACACGCGAATTGAGGTTGCCGGCGCTCTCAGCCGGTTGGCTACGGGAGAGGCGATGTCGCAGATTGTGGAAGGCTACGGTGGTCGTGTCTCTCGGGAGGCCATGCAAGAAGCCGTGGATATTGCGGTGGGACGGCTTTTGGACTCTCTCCCCACAATGCCCGAAGCTACGCAGGTATGA